One Euphorbia lathyris chromosome 1, ddEupLath1.1, whole genome shotgun sequence DNA segment encodes these proteins:
- the LOC136206258 gene encoding protein phosphatase 1 regulatory subunit INH3, which translates to MRPSSTPSVTPTAAATSSATLTVETPSRQQQQQTLTLRLKRKEKKVTWKEGTVDNEFMQKKSSKKCCIFHKEKSFDEDCSDDDDDHHNHDHKSDGACSSKDNGGCDLNSGAD; encoded by the coding sequence ATGAGACCGTCGTCGACGCCTTCCGTCACTCCTACTGCCGCTGCCACCTCATCCGCCACCCTCACCGTTGAAACCCCTTCCCggcaacagcaacaacaaacccTAACGTTGCGACTTAAGCGCAAGGAGAAAAAAGTTACCTGGAAAGAAGGCACCGTAGATAATGAGTTTATGCAGAAGAAAAGCTCTAAAAAATGCTGCATCTTTCACAAGGAAAAATCTTTCGACGAGGACTGCAGCGATGATGACGACGATCATCATAATCATGATCATAAATCCGACGGTGCTTGTTCTTCGAAGGATAATGGTGGTTGCGATTTGAATTCAGGAGCTGATTGA